A stretch of DNA from Cupriavidus taiwanensis:
TGCGATCAACTACAGCGCCTACAAGCAGCTGTCCTACCAGCCGCAGGATTTCCTGCCGCTGACCGACCTGATTTCGTTCGCCAACGTGCTGGTGGTCGGCGCGCAGGCGCCGGTGCGCAGCGTGGCCGAGCTGGTGGCGCAGCTCAAGCAGTCTCCGGGCAAGTATTCCTATGCCTCGGCCGGCATCGGCCAGACCACGCACCTGACCGCGGAACTGTTCCGCCTGCGCACCGGCACCGAAGTCATCCACGTGCCGTACAAGGGATCGACCCCGGCCACCACGTCCGTGCTCTCGGGCGAAACCACCTTCATGTTCGACAACCTGACCCAGGCGCTGCCGCAGATCCGTGCCGGCAAGCTGCGCGCGCTGGCGGTGACCAGCGCCGAGCGCCTGCCCGCGCTGCCCGACGTGCCCACCATGGCGCAAGCCGGCGTGAAGGACTTTGTCGTGATGGGCTGGCTGGGCTTCTTCGCCCCGGCCAGGACCCCGCCGGCGGTCGCCGCGGCGCTGCAGGAGGCGCTGGGCAAGGCCATGCGCGATCCCGAGGTGGCGGCCCGCTTCCGCGGCATGGGCGGCACCCCAGGCGGCGAGCCGCAGCCGCAGTTCGCCGCGCTGGTCCGCGGCGAGATCCAGCGCTGGGGCGAGACCATCCGCGCGTCAAAGGTCAGCCTGGACTGATTGCCGGGCCTTGCCGGGCCGCCTTTGCCAAACCGGAAGGCGGCCCGGCCCAAAGCCAAATTGACACGGCCGGGCGCCGCGGCATACCCTCGCCTTACCCCGCGGTATATTCAGTGCCCGCTTAAATCCCAGACATTGCGGACATGGAAGGCGCCCGGGGCTCACAACGATAACGATAACCGCCGCGACCAGACCTACCGTGCCCCTCTCCCACGCACCTTCCCCGTCTTCATCCCCGTCCCGCTTCGAGGGCCTGCGCCCGGCGCTGCCGATCCTGCTCGGTGCTTCGGTGATGCTGAGCCTGGCCATGGGCTTGCGCCAGAGCCTGGGCATCTTCATGCCGCCGCTGACGCGCGATATCGGCATCTCGGTGTCGGATTTCACCGTCGCCATCGCCGTGCAGAACCTGGCCTGGGGCCTGCTGCAGCCGCTCGCCGGCGCCTGGGCCACGCGCATCGGCTTCCGCCCGCTGATGATGGCGGGCTCGCTGCTGTACGTGATCGGGCTGGTGCTGCTGGCGACCGCGCACAGCATGGTCGGCGTCACGCTGGGCGCGGGCGTGGCCATCGGCGCATCGATGGCCTGCACCGGCAGCGCGCTGGCGATGGCGGTGGCGGCGCGTCCGGTGCCGGCGGCGCTGCGCAGCACGGTGCTGGGGCTGGTCTCGGGCGCCGGCTCGCTGGGTGCGCTGCTGGCGGCGCCGATCGGGCAGATGGTGACGCAGGCCTACGGCTGGCGCACCGGGCTGGCGGCCTTCGTGCTGCTGGCGCTGGTGATGCTGCCGGCGGCATGGTCGGCCGGGCGCGTCGACCGGCTGCCGCTGGCGACGCCGGCGGGCATCGGCCAGGACAACGCGCGCCAGGCGCTGGGCACCGCGCTGCGCCACGCGCCGTTCGTGGTGATGGCGCTGGCGTACTTTGTCTGCGGCATGCAGCTGGTGTTCCTGACCACGCACCTGCCGTCGTATCTCGATGTGTGCGGCATGGACCCGATGCTCAGCGCCGAGGCCCTGGCCGTGATCGGCGGCTTCAACGTGCTGGGCAGCATCTTCTTCGGCTGGGCCGGCGGCCGCTTCAACAAGCTGATGCTGCTGGGCGGCATCTATACGCTGCGCTCGCTGGCGCTGACGTGGTACTTCTCGTCGGCACCGACGCCGCAGAGCACGCTGGTGTTCGCCGCGGTGATGGGCTTCCTGTGGCTCGGGGTGGCGCCGCTGGTGTCAGGCTGGATCGCCGAGACCTTCGGCCTGCGCTGGCAGGCAATGCTGGGCGGCGTGGCCTTCTTCAGCCACCAGATCGGCAGCTTTGTCGGCGCCTTCGGTGGCGGGCTGGTCTATGACGCGCTCGGCTCCTATACCGTGGCCTGGCAGGCCGGCGTGGCGCTCGGGCTGGCGGCGGGGCTCGCGCAGATCGCTTTCGCGGTGGTGACGCGGACGCGGCCGCCGTTGATGGCGACGTCCTGAGCGCGGCGGCGGTAAGAACGGGCGCGCATTGTAAATCTGCCGTCACGCGGCGCCCGCACGGCCCGGCACCGCGCGGCGGACGCTGCTGGAACGGTTCATGCCTGTCTGCGCAGAGACGCAACGCCCAGACCCAAGGAGGGCCCCCATGACCTCGACCGAACAGGAAATCCTGGTGTGCGGCCCGGAGGATGGCCGCTGGCATCTGGAAATGCGCACCGGCAAGGGCGCGCCGGAGCGGCTCGACGGCGAGTTCGACTCGCCCGAGATGGCGATCGCCGGCGCCCAGCAGGTCTATCCTTCGATTCCGGTACGCGTGACCGATATCTCCGGAGCGCCGGCCCCGTCGGCGCCCGCGCATGAGGGCTCGCTGACCGACTACCACTACGGCGGCCACGGCGTGACCCGCGACGAGAAGCTGAGCGGCCGGGCCCACCCGTCCAGCGACACCTCGCAGCCGCCGCCAGGCCCGCATCCCTACCAGCCCACCGATCTCGGCAACCTGCCCCCGGGCACGCCGCGCCACGGCATGTACGGCGTCGCGTCGAGCCCGGCCGAGGCCGAGGCCGCAGACCGCCAGGACCAGGCGGCGCGGCGCCCCGGCGGCGCGCGCGACGCCGAAGACTAGGCGCGGCGGCGCCAGGGCGGACGCCAGCAGTACAATTCCGGTTTTCCTTTCGCCTTGCAGCGCTGCCGCCATGACCACCCTCGGAACGCCCCTCTCCCCCTCCGCCACCAAAGTGATGCTGCTCGGCTCCGGCGAGCTCGGCAAGGAGGTGCTGATCGCGCTGCAGCGCCTGGGCGTGGAGACCATCGCCGTCGACCGCTATGACAACGCGCCCGGCCACCAGGTCGCGCATCATGCGCGCACCATCGCGATGAGCGATCCCGACCAGCTCAAGGCGCTGATCGAAGCCGAAAAACCGCACCTGGTGGTGCCCGAGATCGAGGCCATCGCCACGCCGATGCTCGAAACGCTGGAAGCCGCCGGCACCGTGCGCGTGATCCCGACCGCCCGCGCCGCGCGCCTGACCATGGACCGCGAGGGCATCCGGCGGCTCGCCGCCGAGTCGCTCGGCCTGCCGACCAGCCCTTACAAGTTCTGCGATTCGCTCGAGGAACTGCAGGCCGCGATCGATGGCGGCATCGGCTACCCGTGCGTGGTCAAGCCGGTAATGAGCAGCTCGGGCAAGGGCCAGAGCAAGATCGACGGGCCCGCGGGCGTCAAGGCGGCGTGGGACTACGCCATGGCCGGCGGCCGCGTCAGCCACGGCCGCGTGATCGTCGAGGGCTTTATCGATTTCGACTACGAGATCACGCTGCTGACGGTGCGCGCGGTGGGCGCCAGCGGCCAGGTGGAGACGCAGTTCTGCGCGCCGATCGGACACGTGCAGGTCAGCGGCGATTATGTTGAAAGCTGGCAGCCGCAACCGATGCATCCGGCCGCGCTCGGCAGCGCCCAGCGCATCGCGCAGGCGGTCACCGCCGACCTCGGCGGCCTGGGCCTGTTCGGCGTCGAGCTGTTCGTCAAGGGCGAGCAGGTCTGGTTCAGCGAGGTCAGTCCGCGCCCGCACGATACCGGCATGGTCACCATGGCCACGCAATGGCAGAACGAGTTCGAGCTGCATGCGCGCGCCATCCTAGGTTTGCCGGTCGACACCGCGCTGCGCAGCCCCGGCGCCAGCGCCGTGATCTACGGCGGCGTGGAGGCCCGTGGCGTGGTCTTTGACGGCGTCGACCAGGCCTTGCGCGTGCCGCAGACCGAGGTGCGGCTGTTCGGCAAGCCGGAAAGCTTCGCCCGCCGCCGCATGGGCGTGGCGCTGGCCTATGCCGACGATGTCGACACCGCGCGCACGCGCGCCAAGGAGGCCGCCAGCCGCGTGCGCCCGCGCGCGGTCGGCTGAGCCGCGTTCCCCCGCATCGCCGCTACATCGGGTGGCTGCCCGCGGCGGCCCCGTTGGCCGGGGCATGCTGGAGCGCCTGCGCCGCTGCCACCTGCGCGGCGGCCAGCACCGGCGCAATGCGCACGCCGTTCAGGTCGGCGCCCGACGGCGCCTGGTACAGCCGCAGCCCCAGTTCCGGCAGGATCGCCAGCAGGTGGTCGAACACATCGCCCTGGATGCGCTCGTAGTCCATCCAGGCAGTGAGCGCGGTGAAGCAGTAGATCTCGACCGGGATCCCCTGCGAGTCCGGCTCCATCATGCGCACGTTCAGCAGCAGGTCGTGGTGGATCTCGGGGTGCGCCTTCAGGTAGGCGATGCCATAGGCGCGGAAGGTGCCGATATTGGTCAGCCGGCGCCGGTTGACCGGGTCGTTGCCGGCGGCGATCAGCAGCCGGTTGGCCTCGTCGACCTCGCGCTGCTTTTCTTCCAGGTAGTCGTGCAGCAGGCGGAAGCGCATCAGCGCGTGGACCTCGCGGTCTTCCAGGAAGCGCACGCTGCCCGCGTCGAGCCGCAGGGTGCGCTTGATCCGGCGCGCGCCGGACTCGAACATCTGGCGGTAGTTGCGATAGCTCTCCGAGAACAGCTTGTAGGTCGGGACCGTGGTCACGGTGTTGTC
This window harbors:
- a CDS encoding Bug family tripartite tricarboxylate transporter substrate binding protein — protein: MTPKLPVSLSPASAALLLAAAAALPGMAPAAAHAAAWPERPITIIVPGAPGGTTDIPTRLVAQKLSAILGQPVVVDNKPGSGGIIGTQAFTRAAPDGYTLLVGNTGSHAINYSAYKQLSYQPQDFLPLTDLISFANVLVVGAQAPVRSVAELVAQLKQSPGKYSYASAGIGQTTHLTAELFRLRTGTEVIHVPYKGSTPATTSVLSGETTFMFDNLTQALPQIRAGKLRALAVTSAERLPALPDVPTMAQAGVKDFVVMGWLGFFAPARTPPAVAAALQEALGKAMRDPEVAARFRGMGGTPGGEPQPQFAALVRGEIQRWGETIRASKVSLD
- a CDS encoding MFS transporter, with amino-acid sequence MLSLAMGLRQSLGIFMPPLTRDIGISVSDFTVAIAVQNLAWGLLQPLAGAWATRIGFRPLMMAGSLLYVIGLVLLATAHSMVGVTLGAGVAIGASMACTGSALAMAVAARPVPAALRSTVLGLVSGAGSLGALLAAPIGQMVTQAYGWRTGLAAFVLLALVMLPAAWSAGRVDRLPLATPAGIGQDNARQALGTALRHAPFVVMALAYFVCGMQLVFLTTHLPSYLDVCGMDPMLSAEALAVIGGFNVLGSIFFGWAGGRFNKLMLLGGIYTLRSLALTWYFSSAPTPQSTLVFAAVMGFLWLGVAPLVSGWIAETFGLRWQAMLGGVAFFSHQIGSFVGAFGGGLVYDALGSYTVAWQAGVALGLAAGLAQIAFAVVTRTRPPLMATS
- the purT gene encoding formate-dependent phosphoribosylglycinamide formyltransferase; its protein translation is MTTLGTPLSPSATKVMLLGSGELGKEVLIALQRLGVETIAVDRYDNAPGHQVAHHARTIAMSDPDQLKALIEAEKPHLVVPEIEAIATPMLETLEAAGTVRVIPTARAARLTMDREGIRRLAAESLGLPTSPYKFCDSLEELQAAIDGGIGYPCVVKPVMSSSGKGQSKIDGPAGVKAAWDYAMAGGRVSHGRVIVEGFIDFDYEITLLTVRAVGASGQVETQFCAPIGHVQVSGDYVESWQPQPMHPAALGSAQRIAQAVTADLGGLGLFGVELFVKGEQVWFSEVSPRPHDTGMVTMATQWQNEFELHARAILGLPVDTALRSPGASAVIYGGVEARGVVFDGVDQALRVPQTEVRLFGKPESFARRRMGVALAYADDVDTARTRAKEAASRVRPRAVG